The following proteins are co-located in the Desulfonauticus submarinus genome:
- a CDS encoding vitamin B12-dependent ribonucleotide reductase: MSKNKMPSGLKEPQLTRNAEIVLKKRYLRKGPNGESIEDIKGLFWRVASSVAKEEQKYEASPYNWEELAKIFYEMITSFKFLPNSPTLMNAGTKLGQLAACFVLPVEDSMEAIFDALKYAALIHKSGGGTGFSFSRLRPKNSRVGSTGGVASGPVSFMKIFNTATEQVKQGGTRRGANMGILRVDHPDILDFIKAKERDGELNNFNLSVALTEDFIQAVEKDEEYELVSPHRKEVKGKLKAREVFSLLVQKAWESGDPGIIFLDRINRDNPTPKQGEIESTNPCGEQPLLPYEACNLGSINLAKFYDPKKQDINWQELKTTIHLAVRFLDNVIDASKYPLPQITEKVHLNRKIGLGVMGWADLLFQLKVPYNSQQALKLAEQVMSFIQTESKAASKCLAQERGPFPAYKESIYYEKKLGPYRNATTTTIAPTGTLSIIAACSSGIEPLFALSFVRNVMDGETLVEVNPYFESVLKQKGLYSPKLMEEVAKKGSIQKLDFIPEEIKRVFVTAMDIEPEYHLKMQAAFQKYTDNAVSKTVNLPNSATQEDIWNIYWLAYELGCKGVTVYRDGCKNAQVLCTGKADKEDKPNKCTSKVKERPEVLYGFTQKVKTGLGTLYLTVNEVDGKPFEVFATIGRSGRSITAKAEAIGRLVSLALRSGVEVREVVKQLKGIGGEHPVFQKKGLLLSIPDAVAWVLEQRYLQGEQINTHSSSSLNKPVCPECGAALTFQEGCFLCLECGYTKCG, encoded by the coding sequence ATGAGTAAAAATAAAATGCCTTCAGGTTTAAAAGAACCTCAATTAACTAGGAATGCTGAGATTGTTTTAAAAAAGCGTTATTTAAGAAAAGGACCAAATGGTGAGTCAATAGAAGATATAAAAGGCTTATTTTGGCGAGTTGCTTCTTCTGTGGCTAAAGAAGAACAAAAATATGAAGCGTCACCGTATAATTGGGAAGAGTTAGCTAAAATATTTTACGAGATGATTACTTCTTTTAAATTCTTGCCAAATTCTCCTACTTTAATGAATGCAGGTACAAAATTAGGACAATTGGCAGCTTGCTTTGTTTTGCCTGTAGAGGATTCAATGGAAGCGATATTTGATGCTTTAAAGTATGCTGCCTTAATTCATAAGTCAGGAGGTGGCACAGGCTTTTCTTTTTCTAGACTAAGACCTAAAAATAGCAGGGTGGGATCTACTGGTGGAGTTGCTTCAGGACCGGTTTCTTTTATGAAAATTTTTAATACAGCTACAGAACAGGTAAAGCAGGGTGGGACTAGACGTGGTGCCAATATGGGTATTTTGCGAGTAGATCATCCAGACATATTAGATTTTATTAAGGCTAAAGAACGAGATGGAGAATTAAATAATTTTAATTTGTCCGTAGCTCTGACAGAGGATTTTATACAGGCAGTAGAAAAGGATGAAGAATATGAATTAGTTTCTCCGCATCGAAAAGAAGTTAAAGGTAAGTTAAAGGCTAGAGAGGTGTTTTCTCTATTAGTCCAAAAGGCATGGGAAAGTGGAGATCCTGGGATTATTTTTTTAGATCGTATAAATCGCGATAATCCCACTCCAAAACAAGGAGAAATTGAGAGCACTAACCCTTGTGGAGAACAGCCTCTGTTACCGTATGAGGCATGCAATCTAGGTTCTATAAATTTAGCTAAATTTTATGACCCAAAAAAACAGGATATAAATTGGCAAGAACTTAAAACAACTATTCATCTAGCTGTTAGATTTTTAGATAATGTAATTGATGCATCTAAATACCCTTTACCTCAAATTACAGAAAAAGTTCATTTAAATCGTAAGATTGGGCTTGGGGTTATGGGATGGGCTGATTTGTTATTTCAGTTGAAAGTACCGTATAATAGCCAACAGGCGCTTAAACTTGCAGAGCAGGTGATGAGTTTTATTCAAACTGAATCCAAAGCAGCTTCAAAATGTTTAGCCCAGGAGAGAGGACCTTTTCCGGCTTATAAAGAATCTATTTATTATGAAAAAAAACTTGGTCCATATCGTAATGCCACTACTACCACTATTGCGCCCACAGGAACTCTTTCTATTATTGCGGCCTGTTCATCTGGTATAGAACCTTTGTTTGCTCTTTCCTTTGTTCGTAATGTTATGGATGGAGAAACATTAGTAGAGGTTAATCCTTATTTTGAAAGTGTTTTAAAACAAAAAGGATTATATAGTCCTAAATTAATGGAAGAAGTTGCAAAAAAAGGAAGCATTCAAAAATTGGATTTTATTCCAGAGGAAATAAAGCGTGTTTTTGTAACTGCTATGGATATAGAGCCAGAATATCATTTAAAAATGCAGGCTGCATTCCAAAAATACACAGACAATGCTGTATCAAAGACTGTTAATTTACCTAATTCAGCCACTCAAGAAGATATTTGGAATATTTATTGGTTAGCTTATGAGCTTGGTTGTAAAGGAGTTACTGTGTATCGAGATGGATGCAAAAATGCTCAAGTTCTTTGTACTGGTAAGGCTGATAAAGAAGATAAACCCAATAAATGTACTTCTAAAGTAAAAGAGCGGCCAGAAGTGCTTTATGGCTTTACTCAAAAGGTGAAAACAGGTTTAGGAACTCTTTATCTTACTGTAAATGAAGTAGATGGCAAACCCTTTGAAGTATTTGCAACTATTGGACGTTCTGGCAGGTCTATTACTGCAAAAGCTGAAGCAATTGGAAGATTAGTGTCTTTAGCTTTGCGTTCAGGAGTTGAGGTTCGAGAAGTAGTAAAACAGCTTAAGGGAATTGGAGGAGAACATCCAGTATTTCAGAAAAAAGGATTGCTTCTTTCTATTCCAGATGCAGTAGCCTGGGTTTTAGAGCAGAGATATTTACAGGGCGAGCAGATTAATACCCACTCTTCTTCTAGTTTAAATAAGCCAGTTTGTCCTGAATGTGGTGCAGCATTGACTTTTCAAGAAGGTTGTTTTTTGTGCTTAGAATGTGGTTATACTAAGTGTGGTTAA
- a CDS encoding response regulator, translating to MSYYREKVLIIDDETSALKLFDLYLKIYGYESLLASNGEQGLKLFKEHYPKIVFTDIKMPGIDGIMVLKEIKRIKPETEVIVVTGHGDMDLAIKALNLDATDFLNKPIGKEEIEKALHRAQERLRLTASRKDQFEYVIDEKKAKIRINGPVNGQSYPFLQNIWEEVSRCDVRDVEFIFAKSVSVNGAGISFFKDVYQQAKQKNIKIRFSNLSSHLEQIFESIGVY from the coding sequence ATGAGTTATTATAGGGAAAAAGTTTTAATTATAGATGATGAGACAAGTGCCCTTAAACTTTTTGATTTATATTTAAAAATATATGGTTATGAATCTTTACTTGCAAGTAATGGTGAGCAAGGACTTAAATTGTTTAAAGAGCATTATCCCAAAATAGTATTTACAGATATAAAGATGCCAGGAATTGATGGGATAATGGTATTAAAGGAAATCAAGCGGATAAAACCAGAAACAGAGGTTATTGTAGTTACAGGGCATGGAGATATGGATTTAGCAATTAAAGCCTTAAATTTAGATGCCACAGATTTTTTAAATAAGCCTATAGGCAAAGAAGAGATAGAAAAGGCTCTTCATAGAGCTCAGGAACGTTTAAGGCTTACTGCCAGTAGAAAAGATCAGTTTGAATATGTGATTGATGAGAAAAAAGCAAAGATTCGAATTAATGGCCCAGTAAATGGACAGAGTTATCCCTTTTTACAAAATATTTGGGAAGAGGTTAGTAGGTGTGACGTTAGAGATGTAGAGTTCATTTTTGCCAAAAGTGTTAGCGTTAATGGGGCGGGCATTTCTTTTTTTAAAGATGTTTATCAGCAAGCTAAGCAAAAAAATATAAAAATTAGATTTTCTAACCTTTCTAGCCATCTTGAACAAATTTTTGAAAGCATAGGAGTTTATTAA